One genomic window of Lepeophtheirus salmonis chromosome 5, UVic_Lsal_1.4, whole genome shotgun sequence includes the following:
- the LOC121118594 gene encoding uncharacterized protein: MPVFGNRMVISTGSYKHVKEVKKETERRESSLGEWAMEKQARMERLKELQHQIRKGSVDSTGNNSSQHYDLLTGDSPREQYRRASMSVVKDDIIRTENEDSSSIDRSRSLGSLNKNDKLYFSSSACSSPEHMQYSDTHHIVECSSSDKGRSCDQCCLS; encoded by the coding sequence ATGCCTGTTTTCGGTAACCGCATGGTCATCTCTACAGGGAGCTACAAACACGTGAAAGaagtcaaaaaagaaacagagagaagaGAATCATCCCTGGGAGAATGGGCGATGGAGAAACAAGCACGAATGGAGAGACTAAAAGAGCTTCAACATCAGATTCGAAAAGGCTCAGTTGACAGCACGGGCAACAACTCCAGTCAGCATTATGATCTACTCACAGGAGATTCTCCACGCGAACAGTATCGTCGAGCATCCATGTCAGTTGTCAAAGATGACATTATTCGAACAGAAAATGAGGATTCCAGCAGTATTGACCGCTCAAGAAGCCTTGGGAGTTTAAATAAGAATGATAAGTTGTATTTCTCCTCTTCAGCCTGTTCCTCTCCAGAGCATATGCAATACAGTGATACACATCACATTGTTGAGTGTAGTTCATCTGATAAAGGGAGATCATGTGATCAATGTTGCTTATCgtaa